CGCTCCAGGAGGAACTCCGCGTTCTTCAGCGAGTAGCGCGTCACCACCTCCCCGGACTTGGTGCCATACGGCACCCGGGCCGTGTCACCCAGGTACAGGGTGCTCTCGCCGGGAAGCTGGGACATCAGGGACTTGAGGACGGTGAGCCCTCCCACACCTGAATCGAAGACACCGATGGGACTGTGGCTGTCTGGCCGCATGACGGGGGCTCCTATCACGTTTGATGCCAACCCATGGCGGCCCCCGCAAAGCAGAAGGGCCGAGGCAGTGGCCCCGGCCCTTCCCCACTCCGCGTCGCGGTGGACTAGTAGTGGCGCTGGAGGTTGACGGTGTAGGAGTCCGCTTCCGTCTTCTGGACGAAGGCCGTCACCGTCAGCGTGGGCGGGTTGTTCAGGTTGGAGTAGCTCACCTGTGAGCCGCTCATGCCCTTGATGATCACGTCGTACTGCCCGGGCCTCAGGTACTTGTAGAGGATGGGTGCGCCCGTGCAGGCCTTCGCATCGCCCTCCTCCCCGTAGACGAGCTTGCCCGTCACCCGATCTCGCATGTTGATGCGCACCCCGGTGACCCCCGCCTGCTCACACGTCTTCTGTATGGAGCCGTCGAGCAACTCCCAGCGCAGCGACATGCCACCCACCGCCCAGAGGGTGTAGGACACCGAGATGGGACTGCCCGCCTGCGTCGTCAGCGTCCCGCTGCGGTAGTAGTAGGGCGTCGCCCCCGTGCTGGTGACCTTCATGCCCACGAACTCGATGGAGTGAGTGCCGGGCGCCAGGAAGGGCGAGGAGATCTGCTTGCCACCGCTGCCCTCCTCACATTGCAGGCGCGTCCACTCGCCATTGTCGATGCGCACGTCCACGTGGGTCACCCCCGCCTGGGCGCAGGTGGGGTTGGAGTTGTTGGTATTGCCCTCGAAGGACCAGGAGACGTAGGCGAAGGAGCTGCCACCGCCCTGGGGGGTGAGGTTGACGTTCACGCGGATGTCGCCGTTCACCGTGAAGTCGCCGCTGGCCCGGTAGAGCACCTTGTTGTCGTAGCCCCGCGCCTCCAGCGTGTAGCTGTAGGTCCGGGGCAGGAAGTCGTGCAGCACGATGCCATCCGACCCCCCGGTGTTGCAGGCGTACACACCGCCATTGTGGAGCGTCTCACCGGGGATGGAGATGCGGATGCTCTTCACCTCGGGCACGTCCGCGCAGCGGCCCTCCCCGATGTTGCCGAACGTCCAGAGGAACATCACGTCCCCGGGATAGGTCGGCGTGGGCCGCGGCGGCGGGTCCGACGGCGTGTAGCAGCAGGGGCCGTCATCATCTCTGTCGACGATGATGCAGCCCGAACCGGCCATGGTCAGACAGAGGAATGCGAGCAGGATTCTGGCGTTCATGGAAGCGCTCTCGGGTGGGGAAGGGGGCGAGCGGGCGTACAGCCCGCCACACTTCTCCCTGGACGCCCCATCCCGGGAATTATTCATTCCGTTCGCCGCAGCAACCAACCAACCCCAGTCCCCCCGGGCTTTGTTTGACCCACCCGGACCCAGGTGTTACGGCCTGCACCCCATGTTGATGCCCCGCTTCCCCCTGGCGCTCGGCGCCATGAACTACGTGCAGATCCTCCAGGATGCGTCCTTCCTGGAGCTGGGTGTCCTGGGCCTGCTCATGGTCGTCTCCGTGGCCTCCTGGGCGCTCATCGCCCTCAAGGCCACCCAGCTCGCGCGCGCCCGGAGCCAGTCCCTCGCCTTCCTCGACACCTTCTGGAAGGCCTCCCGCCTGGAGACCATCTACCAGGACGCGCAGAAGCTCGAGGGCTCGCCGCTGTCCAAGGTGTTCTGCGCCGGGTACGAGGAGCTGACCAAGCTCGCCCAGGCGAAGGAGGGCGCCAGCGGCGCCATGGCCGAGCGGCTCGGCGGCATCGAGAACGTGGAGCGGGCGCTCAACCGGGCCTCGACCAATCAGCTCACGGACCTGGAGGCGCGCGTGTCCTTCCTGGGCACGGTGGGCTCGGCCGCGCCCTTCGTGGGCCTGTTCGGCACGGTCATCGGCATCCTCAACGCCTTCAACTCCATCGCCGAGCAGGGCAACGCCACGCTCGCCACGGTGGCCGCCCCCGTGGGCAACGCGCTGTTCGCCACCGCCGCGGGCCTCTTCGCCGCCATCCCCGCGGTGGTCGCCTACAACTCGTTCATCAGCCGCATCAAGGTGTTCGACACGGAGATGGCCAACTTCTCCGCGGACTTCCTCAACATCGTCAAGCGGCACTTCTTCCGCTAGGGAGCACGGCACACCATGGGCATGGGCTCCAACTCCAACAAGGGAAGTGGCCGCGTCACCATGAGCGAGATCAACGTCACGCCCATGGTGGACGTGATGCTGGTGCTGCTCATCATCTTCATGGTGACCGCGCCCCTCATCCAGCAGGGCGTCAAGGTGAACCTGCCCGAGGCGCGCGCCGCCGCGGTGGAGGCCTCCGACAAGAAGCTCGTGCTGTCCATCGACGCGCAGCGCCGCGTGTACCTCGGCGAGGCCGAGGTGCTCATGGCCGAGCTGGAGAAGAAGCTCGCCACCAACGCCAAGGCCCAGGCGGACAAGGAGCTCTACCTCCACGCGGACCGGGACGTGCCCTACGGCGTGGTGGTGGACGTCATGGCCGCCGCGCAGCGCGCGGGCATCACCAACGTGGGGATGATCACCGATCCCTCCGCGGGTGGCCGGGCCTCGGCCTCCAGTAAGGGAAAGAAGGAGGCGCGACGCTAGCCCATGCATCCCGCCGCCAATCAGAGCCTGCTCGCCTCGCGTCCCTCGCGCGTGGGCCGCTTCCTGGGCATCTCCCTCGCGGGCCACGCCCTGGTGCTGGCTGCCGTGGGCGTCTACACCACCTGGTTCCAGGCGCCTCCCCTGAAGCTGGAGCAGACGCCCATCCGCGCCACCCTCGTGCGCCTGGGCAAGCCCCGGGACGAGAAGCTCCTGCCCCGCAAGGAGCAACCCCCGCCGCCGCCACCCAAGAAGGTGGAGGCGCCGCCCTCGCCCACGCCCCCGCCGCCCGAGCCTCCCCCGGAAGCCGTGGCCATCCCGAGCCTCAAGCCGGAGCCCGCCCCCAAGCCCGCGCCCCAGCGCGGAGAGACCCAGGGCGAGAACCGCCGCGATCGGCTCTTCGGGGCCTTCGACAAGCTCGCCAAGCCCTCCAAGCAGGAGGAAGAACCCGAGGGCGCCGAGGATGGCGACCCCAACGGCGACGCGGCCAAGGCCGAGGGCGAGCGCTACTTCGGCCTCATCTCCTCGCAGGTGCGCCGCCACTACAACGTCGCGGACACCATCCCCGACAACGAACGGTTGATGCTCAAGGCCCAGGTGGCCATGCGCCTGGGCCGCGCCGGAGAGGTCATCGAGGCACGGCTGGCCAAGGCCAGCGGCAATACCCTCTTCGACTCGGCCGTGCTGTCCGCGGTGAAGAAGGCATCCCCCTTCTCGCCTCCCCCCGATCCCTTGCGCGACATGCTGCAGAAGAGCGGCATCGTCCTGGAGTTCAGTCCGTGAACGTGAAAGCCCTCCTCGCCTCCCTGGTGTTGTCGTTGCCGCTCGCGGCGCTCGCCCAGGCGCCCGTCATCCAGATCTCCGGCGCCACCTTCCAGCCCCTTCCGCTCGCCCTCTCCACACCCCTCACCCAGGGTGGCGAGGTCAAGTCCTCCGCCACCGCGGTGGATGACGCGCTCCTGTTCGACCTGCGCGCCTCGGGCCTCTTCCAGATGCTCGATCGGGCCAGCTTCCTCGCCGACGCCAAGGAAGGCATGACGGCGGGCAGCATCAACTTCGCGCGCTGGGCGGACGTGGGCGCCGAGGCCCTGGTGAAGTACACCCTCACGCGCGAGGGCGACGAGCTCAAGGCCGAGGCGCGCGTGTTCAACGTGGGCAACGGCCGCGAGGAGTTCAAGACGGCCCAGAGCGGCCCCACCGCCCAGCCCTCGCAGCTCGCCCACAAGGTCGCCGACGCCATCTACCGCCACTACACCCGCGAGCCGAGCCCGTTCCTCGTCCCCATCACCTACGTGCGCAAGTCGGGCGCCAACCGGGACGTGTGGGTGGCGGACTGGGACGGGCGCAACGCCCGGCAGGTGACCCAGGGCGGCATCAACCTGCTGCCCGCGCTCGGGCCCGACGGTCAGCTGGGCTACACCTCGTACCAGCAGGGCAAGCCGGACCTGTACGTCCGCAAGTCGGGCGGAGACACGATCCGGCTCAAGACGAACGAGGGCCAGATGGCCACCGGCATCGCCTTCTCGCCGGATGGCAAGCGCGTGGCCTACGCCCTCGCGGATGACGAGAGCGCGCAGATCTGGGTGGCGAACGCCAATGGCGAGGGCGCCCGGCAGCTCACCGACACGCGCTTCGGCATCAACACCAGCCCCGCCTGGTCTCCGGATGGCAAGCGCATCGCCTTCGTGTCCAATCGCGGAGGCTCTCCCCAGGTGTACGTGATGAACGCGGATGGCTCCGCCGTGCGGCGCCTCACCTTCCAGGGCAACTACAACCAGACGCCCAACTGGTCCCCACGCGGCGATCTCATCGCCTTCACCGCGCGCGACGAGCGCAACGCCTTCGATCTCTTCACCGTCCACGTGGACACCGGGAAGATCAGCCGCCTCACCCAGGATCAGGCCAACAACGAGGAGCCGAGCTTCTCGCCCAACGGGCGCCTGGTGCTCTTCACCTCCACGCGCAACGGCCCCTCGCAGCTCTTCGTCATGACGGCGGAAGGCAACAACCCCCTGCCCCTGCCCGTCCAGGACAAGGCCGCCATCACCACGCCCGACTGGGGCCGCTAAACGCTCCCGCCCGAGGGGGACTGCGTCTACACTCCCCGGCCCCATGGACCGGTCCCCCTTGCGAGCCCACTGGGCGCTCGACCCCGAAACGCTCTTCCTCAACCACGGCTCCTTCGGCGCCTGCCCCACCCGGGTGCTCGAGGAGCAGTCCCGGCTGCGCGCGCGCCTGGAAGCCAACCCCGTGCGCTTCCTCCACCGCGACCTACCGGACCTCGCCGACGCGGCCCGCGGCGCGCTCGCGGACTTCCTCGACGCCAACCCGGACGACCTGGCCTTCGTCCCCAACGCCACCACCGGCGTCAACACCGTGCTGCGCTCGCTGCGCTTCGCCCCCGGCGACGAGCTGCTCACCACCGATCACGAGTACAACGCCTCGCGCAACGCGCTCGACTTCGTGGCCCAGCACTGGGGCGTGCAGGTGGTGGTCGCGAAGCTGCCCTGGCCCACCCCCTCCCCCCAGGCCGTGGTGGACGCGGTGCTCGCGCGCGTCACCGAGCGCACCCGGCTCTTCCTCATCGATCACATCACCAGCCAGACGGGCATGAT
The nucleotide sequence above comes from Cystobacter fuscus DSM 2262. Encoded proteins:
- a CDS encoding DPP IV N-terminal domain-containing protein: MKALLASLVLSLPLAALAQAPVIQISGATFQPLPLALSTPLTQGGEVKSSATAVDDALLFDLRASGLFQMLDRASFLADAKEGMTAGSINFARWADVGAEALVKYTLTREGDELKAEARVFNVGNGREEFKTAQSGPTAQPSQLAHKVADAIYRHYTREPSPFLVPITYVRKSGANRDVWVADWDGRNARQVTQGGINLLPALGPDGQLGYTSYQQGKPDLYVRKSGGDTIRLKTNEGQMATGIAFSPDGKRVAYALADDESAQIWVANANGEGARQLTDTRFGINTSPAWSPDGKRIAFVSNRGGSPQVYVMNADGSAVRRLTFQGNYNQTPNWSPRGDLIAFTARDERNAFDLFTVHVDTGKISRLTQDQANNEEPSFSPNGRLVLFTSTRNGPSQLFVMTAEGNNPLPLPVQDKAAITTPDWGR
- a CDS encoding energy transducer TonB, producing MHPAANQSLLASRPSRVGRFLGISLAGHALVLAAVGVYTTWFQAPPLKLEQTPIRATLVRLGKPRDEKLLPRKEQPPPPPPKKVEAPPSPTPPPPEPPPEAVAIPSLKPEPAPKPAPQRGETQGENRRDRLFGAFDKLAKPSKQEEEPEGAEDGDPNGDAAKAEGERYFGLISSQVRRHYNVADTIPDNERLMLKAQVAMRLGRAGEVIEARLAKASGNTLFDSAVLSAVKKASPFSPPPDPLRDMLQKSGIVLEFSP
- the tolR gene encoding protein TolR, which produces MGMGSNSNKGSGRVTMSEINVTPMVDVMLVLLIIFMVTAPLIQQGVKVNLPEARAAAVEASDKKLVLSIDAQRRVYLGEAEVLMAELEKKLATNAKAQADKELYLHADRDVPYGVVVDVMAAAQRAGITNVGMITDPSAGGRASASSKGKKEARR
- a CDS encoding MotA/TolQ/ExbB proton channel family protein, giving the protein MMPRFPLALGAMNYVQILQDASFLELGVLGLLMVVSVASWALIALKATQLARARSQSLAFLDTFWKASRLETIYQDAQKLEGSPLSKVFCAGYEELTKLAQAKEGASGAMAERLGGIENVERALNRASTNQLTDLEARVSFLGTVGSAAPFVGLFGTVIGILNAFNSIAEQGNATLATVAAPVGNALFATAAGLFAAIPAVVAYNSFISRIKVFDTEMANFSADFLNIVKRHFFR